GTTATGCGGGAACAACGTGAAGTTATCTATGCACAGCGTAAAAAAGTTATTATGGAAGAAGATAATTTAACCGAAGTATTAATGAGCATGGTAAAACGTACAATTGAAAGAATTGTAGATAGCCATACGCAGGCAGAAAAGGTCGATTGGAATTTCGATGGGATCATAGATTTTGCTGGTTCTGTCTTAGTTCATGAAGATTCTATTTCCATTCATGATATTGAAAATAAAACACAGGATGAAATCAAGGCTTATTTAATCCAACGTGCCCAAGAAGTATTTGATACAAAAGCAAGTCAACTGAATGGCACAGAACAAATGCTTGAATTTCAAAAAGTTGTTATTTTACGTGTTGTAGATACAAAATGGACAGATCACATTGATGCAATGGACCAATTACGTCAATCAGTTGGATTGCGTGCTTATGGACAAAATAACCCATTGGTTGAATATCAAACTGAAGGATATCGCATGTTTGAGGAAATGATTGGTGCAATTGAATATGATGTTACTAGATTATTTATGAAATCTGAAATTCGCCAAAACGTTCAAAGAGAACAGGTTGTACAGGGTGAAGCAAACAAGGTTGGAGAAGAAGATGAAGTACAAAGTAATACCAATGCTAAAAAACAACCAGTTCGAGTAAACAAAGTAGGACGTAATGATCCTTGCCCATGTGGCAGTGGTAAAAAATTTAAGAATTGCCATGGTAAAAATGCTTAATAAGACTTAATAAGATACAAAGACTATTAAGAATTTAACAATTTACAGATGCCTTCTTATTTTGATAAAAAGAAAATGGCGTGGGATTTACTTTTCTCACGCTTTTGTACATAACAACGAAGGGAGTTAATTATGGAAAATATAGAAATTCGTAATTTATTAGATGAAATTGATCAATCAATGAATAGCTTTAGGAGGTCTCTTTGACTTAGAAACATTAGAGATGAATATTGCAGAAGCAGAAAATCAAATGGCAGATGTAAACTTTTGGAATAATGCCAAGCAAGCACAACAAATTATTAATGAAACAAATAGAGAAAAAGAAAAATACCAGCAATTTAATCAATTGGCAGATGAATTAGAAGAATTAGAAATTATGTATGAATTGCAGCAAGTCGATTTTGATGAAGCAATCCAAACAGAACTGATACAACGGATTAAGCAGCTTGAAAAGCAATTAAAAACTTATGAATTGGCTTTGTTACTAAATGGTCCGTATGATAAAAACAATGCCATTGTTGAATTTCATCCAGGTGCAGGTGGTACAGAATCACAGGATTGGGGAAGTATGCTGCTTAGAATGTATATGCGTTGGGCAGAAAGTCGAAATTTTCAGATAGAAGTATTAGATTATCAAGCTGGCGATGAAGCTGGAATTAAGAGTGTTACTCTATTAATCAAAGGGTATAATGCCTATGGTTATTTGAAATCTGAAAAGGGTGTTCACCGTTTAGTTCGCATCTCACCATTTGATTCAGCCAAACGTAGACATACATCTTTTTGTTCTGTTGATATCATGCCGGAATTGGATGAAACAATTGAAATTGACATTAATCCAGATGATTTAAAAGTAGACACCTATCGTGCAAGTGGTGCAGGTGGGCAGCATATTAATAAAACAGAATCTGCTGTTAGAATTACCCATATACCAACGTCTACTGTGGTTTCAAGTCAGGCACAACGTTCCCAATTAAAAAATAGGGAACAAGCAATGAAGACACTTAAGTCAAAACTATATCAGTTAGAAATGGAAAAGAAAGCACAAGAGTCTGCTGAGCTTAGAGGCGAGCAACTAGAGATCGGCTGGGGCTCGCAAATTCGTTCTTATGTATTTCATCCTTATTCTATGGTAAAAGATCATCGGACAAATATGGAAACAGGTAATGTCCAAGCAGTGATGGACGGTGAAATTGATAATTTTATTGATGCTTATTTAAAATGGCAACTAGATGATTAATTTTTGCAAATGAAATAGAAACGTAAACTATTGAAAAAAGCCTGCAATATTTTCGTGTTATAATAAGTTGTATTTAAGAAAAAGGATGGAGAGAAATGTCATGATTGAAATGAAGGATGTAACAAAGAAATATTCAAATGGCACTACAGCCGTACGAAATATTTCTATAAAAATTGGCCAAGGCGAATTTGTTTATATTGTTGGTCCATCTGGTGCAGGAAAATCAACATTTATTAAATTACTATATCGTGAAGAAAAAGCATCTAAGGGCAATTTAATCGTTGCAGATCATGACTTAATTAAAATTAAAAATAGTGAAGTTCCCTATTTACGAAGAGAAATAGGTATTGTCTTTCAAGATTATAAATTACTGCCAAGAAAAACGGTGTATGAAAATGTTGCTTATGCCATGCAGGTTATTGGAAGAAAACAAAGAGAAATAAAGAAACGTGTCATGGAAGTTTTAGATCTAGTCGGTTTAAAACATAAAGTTCGAGTATTTCCAAGCGAACTTTCTGGCGGAGAGCAACAACGTGTTTCAATTGCACGAGCAATTGTCAATACACCTAAAGTGTTGATTGCAGATGAACCAACAGGAAATCTTGATCCAGAAAATTCCTGGGAAATTATGAAATTACTCGATCGTATTAATGCACAGGGAACAACTATTTTAATGGCTACACATAATAGTACAATTGTAAATACAATTCGTCATAGGGTAGTGGCGATTGAAAATGGTCGAATTATTCGTGATCAAGTGGAAGGAGAATACGGATACGATGATTAAAACCTTCTTTTCACATATTTTTGAAAGTATAAAAAGTTTAAAAAGAAATGGTTGGATGACAATTGCTTCAGCTAGTGCTGTAACAATTACGCTAATATTAGTTGGTATTTTTATGTCTATTATTTTTAATGCAACGAAACTAGCCAGAGATGTAGAAGGAAATGTTACGGTTTCGGTATTTATAGATATTGGTACTTCAAAACAAGACATACATAATTTAAAAACAAAATTAAGTAATCTTCCTAATGTTGAATCTATTTCTTATTCAAACAAAGATCAACAATTGAAGAGAATTCAAAAGCAAATGGGAAGTGCTTGGAATTTATTTGAGGGAGATAGTAATCCATTGTATGATGTGTATTGTATACAGGCCAAAGAGCCAACAGATACAAAGGGAATAGCCAAACAAGCAGAAAAAATGCCAAATGTTTTTAAAGCTAACTATGGCGGTGTATCTTCCGATAAAATTTTTAGAATAGCAGCAACGGTTAGAACATGGGGATTAGCTGCGGCCATATTATTATTATTTGTTGCGGTATTCTTAATTTCAAACACTATCCGTATCACAATTTTATCTCGTAAAAGAGAGATTCATATTATGCGATTGGTTGGTGCCAAAAATGGTTTTATTCGCTGGCCATTCTTTTTAGAAGGAGCTTGGATTGGATTATTTGGTGCCATTATACCTGTTGTTATTTTAACGATTGGTTATCAACAATTCTATAATATATTTAACCCACAACTTTTACGATCCAATTATTCACTATTAAAACCAGAAAACTTTGTAATGAAAATTGATGTATTGATGGTATTCATTGGTATGCTTATAGGTTCTTTAGGATCGGTCATCTCAATGAGAAGATTTTTGAAAATGTAGATAAAAATAGTAAGTAAAGAAAAAGCAGACAAATTTGTCTGCTTTTTCTTTACTTATACTTTAAACTTAGTTATCCTAAAAGATAATGGGATTATGAGGTGTAAAGTGAAATGAGTATCATAAATAATTTATTTTCTGTTATTTTTTTTATAAATATTTTATTATCTTTAATCATTGTTTTTCGAGAGAGAAAACAGACTGCACAAACATGGGCTTGGTTATTAGTTCTTTTATTTATACCAATCTTAGGTTTTGTTCTCTATATATTTTTAGGAAAGGGAATTTCTAAAGAACGAATTTTCGATATGAAAATGCAGGCAAAAATTGGGATGAATGCCGAAATTGAAAAAGAAAAGCAGACCCTTATCCAAGGCATGTTTCCACACCCAGCTACAGGATTAGCAGATTCTAAACAGTTGATTTATATGCTAACTGTGTTTGAAGGTGCATTATACACAACCGATAATGAAATTGAGCTTTATACAGATGGCTACGAAAAATTTGATGCACTTTTAGCTGATATTGATCGAGCAACAGATCATATTCATATGGAATATTATATTTATCGAAATGATCGATTGGGAAAAGAAGTACGTGAAGCATTAACTCGGGCAGCAAAACGGGGTGTTCGTGTTCGTCTTCTTCTGGACGCATGGGGTTCAACACATGTAAATATGCATTTTTTTGAAAAATTAAAAGCAGCAGGTGGAGAAATTTCTTTCTTTTTTCCTTTATTTGTTCCTTATTTAAATCCAAGAATTAATTATAGAAATCATCGAAAAATTGTAGTCATTGATGGTTATATCGGGTATACGGGAGGATTTAATGTTGGCATTGAATATCTTGGTGAAGTAGAAAAATTTGGCTATTGGCGTGACAATCATTTACGTATTCATGGATCAGCTGTATATAGTTTGCAGAATCGTTTTTTAATGGACTGGAATTCACAACATACAAAAGAAATTGGCTATGAAAAATCCCTATTTCCAAAAATTCATTCTAATGGGCAAAAAGCGGTTCAAATTGTTACCAGTGGACCTGATTCTGAACATGAACAAATTAAAATGACTTATTTGAAA
The genomic region above belongs to Melissococcus plutonius ATCC 35311 and contains:
- the prfB gene encoding peptide chain release factor 2 (programmed frameshift) produces the protein MENIEIRNLLDEIDQSMNSFRRSLDLETLEMNIAEAENQMADVNFWNNAKQAQQIINETNREKEKYQQFNQLADELEELEIMYELQQVDFDEAIQTELIQRIKQLEKQLKTYELALLLNGPYDKNNAIVEFHPGAGGTESQDWGSMLLRMYMRWAESRNFQIEVLDYQAGDEAGIKSVTLLIKGYNAYGYLKSEKGVHRLVRISPFDSAKRRHTSFCSVDIMPELDETIEIDINPDDLKVDTYRASGAGGQHINKTESAVRITHIPTSTVVSSQAQRSQLKNREQAMKTLKSKLYQLEMEKKAQESAELRGEQLEIGWGSQIRSYVFHPYSMVKDHRTNMETGNVQAVMDGEIDNFIDAYLKWQLDD
- the ftsE gene encoding cell division ATP-binding protein FtsE, which encodes MIEMKDVTKKYSNGTTAVRNISIKIGQGEFVYIVGPSGAGKSTFIKLLYREEKASKGNLIVADHDLIKIKNSEVPYLRREIGIVFQDYKLLPRKTVYENVAYAMQVIGRKQREIKKRVMEVLDLVGLKHKVRVFPSELSGGEQQRVSIARAIVNTPKVLIADEPTGNLDPENSWEIMKLLDRINAQGTTILMATHNSTIVNTIRHRVVAIENGRIIRDQVEGEYGYDD
- the ftsX gene encoding permease-like cell division protein FtsX is translated as MIKTFFSHIFESIKSLKRNGWMTIASASAVTITLILVGIFMSIIFNATKLARDVEGNVTVSVFIDIGTSKQDIHNLKTKLSNLPNVESISYSNKDQQLKRIQKQMGSAWNLFEGDSNPLYDVYCIQAKEPTDTKGIAKQAEKMPNVFKANYGGVSSDKIFRIAATVRTWGLAAAILLLFVAVFLISNTIRITILSRKREIHIMRLVGAKNGFIRWPFFLEGAWIGLFGAIIPVVILTIGYQQFYNIFNPQLLRSNYSLLKPENFVMKIDVLMVFIGMLIGSLGSVISMRRFLKM
- the cls gene encoding cardiolipin synthase, encoding MSIINNLFSVIFFINILLSLIIVFRERKQTAQTWAWLLVLLFIPILGFVLYIFLGKGISKERIFDMKMQAKIGMNAEIEKEKQTLIQGMFPHPATGLADSKQLIYMLTVFEGALYTTDNEIELYTDGYEKFDALLADIDRATDHIHMEYYIYRNDRLGKEVREALTRAAKRGVRVRLLLDAWGSTHVNMHFFEKLKAAGGEISFFFPLFVPYLNPRINYRNHRKIVVIDGYIGYTGGFNVGIEYLGEVEKFGYWRDNHLRIHGSAVYSLQNRFLMDWNSQHTKEIGYEKSLFPKIHSNGQKAVQIVTSGPDSEHEQIKMTYLKMISSAKKEILIQTPYYIPNASIHEALKLALLSGVKVRMQIPNKPDHLLVYWATYSFAAELLEYGAIIETYENGFIHAKTMIIDGGIVSVGSANIDVRSFRLDFEVNTIIYDQLFSEKVRQAFFEDVKVSELLTIEKYQQRGKIIRLKEGLARLISPLL